The Deltaproteobacteria bacterium genome has a segment encoding these proteins:
- a CDS encoding phosphoglycerate kinase, with product MKFLKDISLKGKKILYRADLNSDIRDGKIQDDTRIRSVLPTLRYLLKGGVIQIIILAHQGREKNRSPESVLDLHAKRLQKLLKKPVLKLDQCRNVKIPKTAKIVVLENVRLDDEDHSDEKKRMGFAKALEKLGDVYVNDAFGACHRDHATISSLPKLMKEKAAGLLLQQEIAALNPLLHGKIESPFTIIFGGAKIDTKIGVLEYFAQTADAVLTGGGIANTFLFAEGYDIGESLCEKEQLETTQNIAMKLGNRLHLPEDVVCDDEITSWATAVDVPSEDVEGDMKILDVGKKTVAKYAKIIKKSRTVLWNGPLGYAEYKVFRHGTEAIAKAVSACKGTTIIGGGETVAAINFLKIPHSKFTHVSTGGGAMIEYLSGKNLPGIEALEN from the coding sequence ATGAAATTTTTAAAAGATATTTCTCTCAAAGGGAAAAAAATTCTCTACCGAGCTGATCTGAACAGCGATATTCGCGATGGAAAAATACAAGATGACACCAGAATCCGGAGTGTTCTCCCGACATTGCGGTATTTGCTCAAAGGAGGTGTTATACAGATTATAATTCTGGCTCATCAGGGGCGAGAAAAAAACCGTTCTCCGGAATCAGTTCTTGATCTCCACGCGAAACGATTGCAAAAACTGCTCAAAAAACCTGTGCTCAAGCTTGACCAATGTCGTAACGTCAAAATCCCAAAAACCGCAAAAATTGTGGTTTTGGAAAATGTCAGATTGGACGACGAAGACCATTCGGATGAAAAAAAACGAATGGGTTTTGCAAAAGCGTTGGAGAAATTGGGCGATGTGTACGTAAACGATGCTTTCGGCGCCTGCCATCGAGACCACGCCACGATCAGCTCTCTCCCAAAACTCATGAAAGAAAAAGCAGCTGGGCTTCTTCTTCAACAGGAAATCGCAGCTTTGAATCCGTTGTTGCATGGAAAAATCGAATCGCCATTTACGATCATTTTTGGTGGCGCGAAAATTGACACCAAAATCGGAGTCTTGGAGTATTTCGCCCAAACCGCTGACGCGGTGCTCACCGGTGGAGGCATTGCAAACACTTTTCTCTTTGCAGAAGGCTATGACATCGGCGAATCCCTCTGTGAAAAAGAACAGCTCGAAACAACGCAAAACATTGCCATGAAACTTGGAAACCGCCTCCATTTGCCGGAAGATGTGGTGTGCGACGATGAAATAACAAGCTGGGCGACTGCTGTTGACGTGCCAAGCGAAGACGTGGAGGGCGACATGAAAATTCTTGATGTTGGGAAAAAGACCGTTGCCAAATACGCAAAAATCATCAAAAAATCAAGAACCGTGCTGTGGAATGGCCCACTTGGTTACGCGGAATATAAAGTTTTTCGTCACGGAACAGAAGCCATTGCCAAAGCTGTATCAGCCTGCAAAGGCACAACTATCATTGGAGGAGGGGAAACTGTTGCCGCCATTAACTTCCTAAAAATACCTCATTCCAAATTCACTCATGTTTCTACTGGAGGGGGGGCGATGATCGAATATTTGAGCGGGAAAAATTTGCCCGGGATTGAGGCGCTGGAAAACTAG